Below is a genomic region from Streptococcus salivarius.
CATTGACACCAACTGAACGTGAGGTTGTTCAAATTACAGCTGCTGTTACTAACGGATGTGCTTTCTGTGTGGCAGGTCACACAGCCTTTTCAATCAAGCAAATCCAAATGACACCACAACTCTTGGAAGCCCTTCGTAACCGTACACCAATCGAAGACGATCCAAAACTTGATACCCTTGCTAAATTCACTATTGCCGTGATCAATACCAAAGGTGCTGTTGGTGACGAAGCCTACAATGACTTCTTGGAAGCTGGCTACACTGCTCAAAATGCCCTTGACGTTATCTTGGGTGTCAGCCTTGCTAGCTTGTGTAACTACGCTAACAATCTCGCACAAACACCGATTAACCCTGAACTTCAAGAATTCGCTTAATTCAAAATCAAAGGATAAACTAGAGGAGGACCTAAGCCTATGTCACATTTTTCAAAAGAATTCCTTACTTGGTTGGATACCAACGCTGACCATATTGACCAAGAGTCTGGACCCATTGCGGACCAACTTCTTGAAAAAATTGCTGAAAACGACGTCTTTAAAATCGGCGTACCTGCTGAGTTTGATGGCCTAGGTGGTGGTCCTACTCAAGTCGTTGATGTGCTTGATGAATTGGCACAACACTCTTTGACAGCTTCCTTTATTTCTTGGGGGCACCGTACTTTCATCGAGTATATCCTTGCGAGTGACAATGCTTACCCTCGTGAAACATGGTTGAAAGAATTGTATACCGGTGAGCGTGCTGGTGGAACTGGCTTGTCAAATGCGGTCAAATTCTTGTCAGATATTGAAGAATTGAATGTTACCATCAGTCAAGAAGGCGATGACTACTATCTCGATGGCCGTTTGCCTTGGGTAACTAACCTACGTTCTGATAAATTCGCCGCTCTCTTTGCTGCTGACTTTAAAGACGGTAGCCAACCTTGGATTATTACTATTCCATCTGAAGCTGAGGGCCTTAGCCGTTCTGAAGATTTGGAATTCGTTTCCCTTCAAGGTGCTAACACTGCCTCTCTTACTTTCGATCACGTTAAGTTAGATCCTAATTGGGTCCTTTCAAAAGAAGGTACGGACTATATTGCCAAAACACGTCCGAACTTCCTTGGCTTCCAATTTGGTCTTGCCTTTGGTTTGGCACAACGTTCTCTTGATGAGGTTGAAGCTAGTCTAAACAGTAACCGTAGCGTTCTTCGTGAAGAATTTGAAACTACACGCAATAACCTTCTTGCTATTCAAGATCAACTCTTTGCGGGTCTTAATGATGCCGATTATTTCATTGACAAACCACGTGAACTTTTCCAATTGCGTATCGATATCGTCGACGTCGTAGCTAACAGCCTGCTCCTCGAACTTCAGGCTAGTGGTGGTCGTGGCTATTTGAAAGAATCAGAGTCAAGCTTTATCCGTCGTTGGAATGAAGGCGTCTTCCTTCCTATTGTATCTCCGAGTGCGGTGCAGCTTCGTCACATTCTTGCAGCTAGCTAGAAAGGCCGGTGGACCAATGAAGGTATTTTTCCAGAAAATTCCCTTGGCCCTATCTAGTCTGGTTCTTGCCCTCTTTAGTTTATCCAATCAAATAAGCCACTATACCCTGATTGCTCAGGGTATTTGGTGTTTAGCCAGTATAGGTTTTATACTTATACTGGGACGCTTGATTCTTGGCTTTGAACAAGTAAGGGAAGATTTGCACAATCCAGTCATTGCTTCAGCCTTTGCTAGCTACTTTATGGCTGCCTTTCTCTTTGCCAGCCACCTTCCACTAGCTCAAATAGGCTTAAGTGTGACTTGGGTTGGGCTCCTTGGACTTTATATTGCCTATATTATTTTTTTCAGTCTGCGTTTTATGCGCCCACTATCTTTGAACCAAGTCTTTCCAAGCTGGTTCGTGATCTACGTTGGACCTGCTATCAGTCTTGTGACAGTACCAGCTAGTGTTCCAACTAGCATCAAGGGACTTATTCTGGGAGTAACGGCATTAGCGACTCTGGCCCTCTTTCCACTTGTTTTGTGGAGAATGAGACAGATAGCCATCCCTCACCTCTATCGACCTATACTTGCTATTTTAGCAGCACCTCTGGCCCTTCTCATTACCAGCTCAATCAAGAGTAATCAAAGACCTGCAACTATTATTTTACTTGCCCTACTCTTATTCTCGCAAGCATTCTTTTTCTATGCTCTTGATCTCTTCGTAAAACTGGTTAGAAAAGGCTTTATGCCACTTTTTGCAGCTTTTAGCTTTCCCTTGGTCAATAGTGTCAATGCTTTTAAGGCAGCCACTACCAGTCTTGGACTAGTCAATCCAGCTACCCAATTAGTTTATAAGGTAGAGTGCGTCTTCGTTCTTGTCATCATGGCCTATTTGCTCTATCATTTTCTAAAACTCTTATACAAGGCGCTTATACAAGCTCTTAATATCAAAAAACAAGCAGGTTCAGTGTGAACCTGCTTTGTTTTCTTATCTAAATCCTAGTTCTTTTAATTTTGACTGATAGTTATCAAAGTCAATTTCAATCCCTTGACCGCCATACAAATCATAGCTGTCAATCCAATCACCATCTGAAGGAATGGTTTGCGAATTGATCCCTTTTTTGAAACTTCCAGCATTTGAAAGTCCCAAGTCCAACATGTCTGTCATACTCATATTGGTTGAGGTTAGAGAGTAGACCTTCCCCAAAGCCTCAGGCCCTTTGAAGAGGCTAAGTGGATTCTTAAGTTGCTTCATGACAGCCTGCATCACTTGTTGCTGGCGCTTGGTACGGCCATAATCTCCCTCGTCATCCTTACGGAAACGGGCATAATTCAGAAGGGTGCGGCCATCCATATCTTGCTTACCAACTTTAATGGTTTGATTTGGCACGTGACCGTTCTTGTTCATCTTCAAATCATCTGGAACTTGAACCGAAGATACTTTTTTACCATCGATGGTCGCAAACTTCGCATTGATTTCTACACCATTTGGGAAGAGGGTATCAACCCCTGTCGCAAAGGTTTCAAAGTCAACCATGGCATAGTACTTGATATCAATATCAAAGTTGCGTTTGAGCGTCTCACGCATGAGCTCTGCCCCTTGATGATTATTTTGCTCACCAATATTGAAAGCCGTATTGAGTTTCAAGTCCTGAGAATAGTCGGTTTCTGAAGCCCCCTTGATATTGACTAAGGTGTCTCGCATAAAGCTAACCATCTTAACCTTACCTTCTTTATTGCCCACATTGACTACCATAATGGAGTCTGTTCTGGCATCGGTAGATTCTTGGCTAACGCGCTGGTCAGAACCTAGAATAAGGATATTGACCCCATCCTTGGTATCCTTACCATTAAAGGTCTCAACTATGGCAGGCTGGTAGGATTTACCATTATTACCCGCGGCAGAAAGGTCTGTTCCCTTGTAAAATTGATAAGCCATGGCTATCACTAGGAACACAACTCCAAGACTCAAGCAACTAAGTACTAGCTTAACAACCTTCTTGAGCCTTCTCTTTTTCTTTGGTCGCTTCTTCTTGGCTACTTGCGACTTGGACCTTGGAGCCGACGTTGCTGAAGGGGACGCTTGTCTTTGAACCTTTTTACGTTTAGGTTGACTTTGAGCAACTTCCTCTCGATAGATGGGAAGCCCTTCCTCTGTCAGCTGATTGGCAGCCTCATAATCACGCTCTTGATAGTAGTCATAACGATTGTCATAAGGCTGACGCCATGCTGCTTGATAGTCCTCTCTTTGCGCTTGATATCTCCGCTCAGCTTCATAGGCATCTAACTTTCCTTGGAGATAATTGAATTCTGAAGCCTGCTGTCCATTCAGGTGAGCAAGATTTTTTAAAAGATAGCTGTAACGTAACCGTTCATGATGTGTAAACGGCCCATTGTTAGATTTGGTCATAAGATTTCCCTTTAAATTTCATAGACTTGGTAAGCACCCAAGATTTTATATCCAATTCCAACTGCAGTTAGCTCTTCAAGAGCGAACTGAGCCAACTTTTCCTTTGTATAATCACAATCAATAATGAAGAAATACTCGCCAAGTACCGTCTTCAAAGGACGGCTTTCAATCTTGGTCAAGTCAATGCCTCGCCAGGCAAAGGTCGATAGGGCCTTGTAAAGTGCCCCTGGCATATTGTCAGGCAGGGTCAAGGCCAGCGTTAATTTACAATCAATCTGATTGAGCAGAATCTCAGGCACAGTGTTCCCCAGCACCCAAAATCGGGTATAATTCTTTTCAATCTCCTGGATATCCTTAGCCAATATTTGAAGACCGTATTCCTTAGCAGCTGCATGAGGAGCGATTGCTGCATAAGTCTGATCTGGATTATCAGCGACAAAACGAGCCGCAAAGGCTGTACTTGCTGTTGTCTCAATCTTGGCATGTGGAAAATGCTGTTTAATATACTTTTTCCCTTGGGCAATGGCCTGTGGGTGTGAGAAGATTTTCTCAATTTTCTCATGATGTTTAGTCGCCATCAACTGCTGCTTGATGGGCTGAACAATCTCTGCCACAGCACGAATATCGGCCTGATGGAAGAGATAGTCTAAACTCTCATGAACAGAGCCCTCAATGGAATTTTCCACCGGAATGACCGCGTAATCCACACGTCCCTCTTCATAAGACTTGATAACCTCAGTAATGGTGCCTAATGAAACCAATTCTGCCTCAGGAAAAGCCTTTAAGGCTGCATTATGTGTAAACGACCCACTTGGGCCCAAATAACCTACATACATTTGATAAACCTTGCTACTTCTTCTGGCGTTCGGTTATCAACTGTGACAACCAAATCTGCTAAATCTTGATAGAGTGCCATTCGACCGTCGTAAATAACCTTAAAATCCTCTTTTGAATGATTGAGAAAGACTGGGCGTTGATTTTTGGTATCCTTTTGAATGCGATCATAGACCACATCGAAAGAAGCATGGAGCCAAACGTTATGCTTACGATTCTTGGCCAAGAGCTGACGATTACGCTCTGTTACAACGACACCACCTCCAGTAGAGATGATGACATCATCTCCCTCTTGAAGAAGTTCTTCCAAAGTCTCAGACTCAATCTGACGAAAGGCTGCCTCACCTTCTTTTGCAAAAAAATCAGCAATGGACATGCCGATTTTCTCCTCGATGACCTGATCCATATCCACGAAACGACCATCCAGGTATGGGGCGACGGAACTCTTACCAACTCCCATAAAGCCCAATAAAACTTTAGCCATTGAGCAATCCTTCCAAGTCACTAAAGAAGCTTGGGTAACTTGTATTGATAGCTTCTGCACGTTGCAAGTCAACCTCACCATCTTGAACCAAGAGGGCAGCAATAGCTGTCATCATACCAATGCGGTGGTCACCAAAGGTATTGACCTCTGCCCCATGAAGAGCGGTCTTACCAGTGATAATCATACCATCCTCAGTTGGTACAATATCAGCACCCATAGCATTCAAGGCATCTGCCACCACCTGAATACGGTCTGTTTCTTTTACCTTGAGTTCCTCAGCATCACGAATCACAGTCTTACCTTGGGCTTGTGTCGCCAAGAGTGTGATAATCGGAAGTTCATCAATCAAACGTGGAATGATATCGCCACCAATTTCAGTTCCTTTAAGTTCTGAAGTTTCAACCGTAATAGTCGCAGATTTAGCAACTTGGTCAATATCTGAAAGGGTAATCTTACCGCCCATATCTTTGATCACATCAATAATACCAGTACGCGTCTCATTGATGCCGACATTTTCCAAGACAATCTTAGAGTTAGGCACCACGAGTCCCGCTACCAACCAAAAGGCCGCTGAAGAAATATCCCCTGGAACCACGACTTCTTGAGCAGTAAAGCTTTGGCCACCAGAAATACGAATTTCCTTGCCATCTACTTGAAGCTGACCACCAAACTGCTGAATCATATCTTCCGTATGATTACGTGTTTTTTCCTTTTCAATGATGACAGATTCGCCATCAGCTTGAAGCGCTGCAAAAATAAGAGCAGATTTTACCTGAGCAGAGGCCACAGGCAATTGGTAATGAATAGGTTTAAGGGACTTGCTACCGTGCATTTTCAATGGTGGCAAATCACGGTCTGTTTGACCAGAAACCTCTACACCCATCTGACGCAAGGGAATGGTCACACGGTCCATAGGACGTTTTGAAAGGGAATCATCTCCAAACATCTCTACATCGAAATCTTGACCTGCAAGCACACCTGAAATCAAGCGAATAGATGTCCCAGAGTTACCCATGTCCAACTTGTTTTGAGGAGCCTTGAGACCATCAAAACCAACACCGTGAATGCGTACCACATCACCATCATCCTCGATAGTCACACCCAAATCACGGAAGACCTGCATAGTTGAGAGGACATCCTCACCTCGTAAAATATCACGAACAGTTGTCACACCTTTGGCAAGACTTCCGAACATGATAGAACGGTGACTGATTGACTTGTCACCAGGGATGCGCAAGCTGCCATGAAGACCTTGAGCCTTGGTTTCTAGTTTCATAGGTTACTCCTAAAAATTTTATAGTTATTCCCATTATACCATATTTGAAAGCCTAACCATAGACTGAATTGTCAAAATATTCACTCGCTTGTATTGCCATACTTTTCTTTCAAGAAGGCAACCGCCTCTTGAACACGGTTCCGAATCAAGTTAGCAGACTCCTGCAAAAGATTTTTTTCCTCAGCCGACAAAGACAAGCGAACGGGAGCAGCCACCCCATGACGCCCTAGGATGACTGGATAGCCAAGATAGGTTTGATAGGCTTCTTGATAGCTTGATACTGCCACTTCTTCTTGAGCATCCGAAAGGATAATAGACACCAAACGAAGAGCCGCACTGGCAATGCCGTAAGACGTATAGCCCTTACCATAAAAGACTTTGTGGCCACCCTTCATGGATGCCATAAACAAATTTTGTCGCTCTTCTTCACTGGTCAATTCTGTAATGTCTTGCCCTTTAACCTTGACTTGACTCCAAGCTGTAAATTGGGAATTCCCATGTTCGCCAAGATTGTAGCCAGATACTGATTTAGGATTTACTGACAAATCATCTCCTACCGCTGCCTTCATTCTCGCCGTATCGAGTAGAGTCCCTGTCCCAATCACACGTTCTCTTGGCCAGCCTGTGAATTCCTGATAGAGGGCTGATACAGCATCTACAGGAT
It encodes:
- a CDS encoding shikimate kinase; amino-acid sequence: MAKVLLGFMGVGKSSVAPYLDGRFVDMDQVIEEKIGMSIADFFAKEGEAAFRQIESETLEELLQEGDDVIISTGGGVVVTERNRQLLAKNRKHNVWLHASFDVVYDRIQKDTKNQRPVFLNHSKEDFKVIYDGRMALYQDLADLVVTVDNRTPEEVARFIKCM
- the aroA gene encoding 3-phosphoshikimate 1-carboxyvinyltransferase, with the protein product MKLETKAQGLHGSLRIPGDKSISHRSIMFGSLAKGVTTVRDILRGEDVLSTMQVFRDLGVTIEDDGDVVRIHGVGFDGLKAPQNKLDMGNSGTSIRLISGVLAGQDFDVEMFGDDSLSKRPMDRVTIPLRQMGVEVSGQTDRDLPPLKMHGSKSLKPIHYQLPVASAQVKSALIFAALQADGESVIIEKEKTRNHTEDMIQQFGGQLQVDGKEIRISGGQSFTAQEVVVPGDISSAAFWLVAGLVVPNSKIVLENVGINETRTGIIDVIKDMGGKITLSDIDQVAKSATITVETSELKGTEIGGDIIPRLIDELPIITLLATQAQGKTVIRDAEELKVKETDRIQVVADALNAMGADIVPTEDGMIITGKTALHGAEVNTFGDHRIGMMTAIAALLVQDGEVDLQRAEAINTSYPSFFSDLEGLLNG
- a CDS encoding LCP family protein → MTKSNNGPFTHHERLRYSYLLKNLAHLNGQQASEFNYLQGKLDAYEAERRYQAQREDYQAAWRQPYDNRYDYYQERDYEAANQLTEEGLPIYREEVAQSQPKRKKVQRQASPSATSAPRSKSQVAKKKRPKKKRRLKKVVKLVLSCLSLGVVFLVIAMAYQFYKGTDLSAAGNNGKSYQPAIVETFNGKDTKDGVNILILGSDQRVSQESTDARTDSIMVVNVGNKEGKVKMVSFMRDTLVNIKGASETDYSQDLKLNTAFNIGEQNNHQGAELMRETLKRNFDIDIKYYAMVDFETFATGVDTLFPNGVEINAKFATIDGKKVSSVQVPDDLKMNKNGHVPNQTIKVGKQDMDGRTLLNYARFRKDDEGDYGRTKRQQQVMQAVMKQLKNPLSLFKGPEALGKVYSLTSTNMSMTDMLDLGLSNAGSFKKGINSQTIPSDGDWIDSYDLYGGQGIEIDFDNYQSKLKELGFR
- a CDS encoding acyl-CoA dehydrogenase family protein codes for the protein MSHFSKEFLTWLDTNADHIDQESGPIADQLLEKIAENDVFKIGVPAEFDGLGGGPTQVVDVLDELAQHSLTASFISWGHRTFIEYILASDNAYPRETWLKELYTGERAGGTGLSNAVKFLSDIEELNVTISQEGDDYYLDGRLPWVTNLRSDKFAALFAADFKDGSQPWIITIPSEAEGLSRSEDLEFVSLQGANTASLTFDHVKLDPNWVLSKEGTDYIAKTRPNFLGFQFGLAFGLAQRSLDEVEASLNSNRSVLREEFETTRNNLLAIQDQLFAGLNDADYFIDKPRELFQLRIDIVDVVANSLLLELQASGGRGYLKESESSFIRRWNEGVFLPIVSPSAVQLRHILAAS
- a CDS encoding carboxymuconolactone decarboxylase family protein, translating into MPDITIHTIETAPEEVKDVLQTVKDANGGYIPNLIGLLANAPTALETYRTVGEINRRNSLTPTEREVVQITAAVTNGCAFCVAGHTAFSIKQIQMTPQLLEALRNRTPIEDDPKLDTLAKFTIAVINTKGAVGDEAYNDFLEAGYTAQNALDVILGVSLASLCNYANNLAQTPINPELQEFA
- a CDS encoding L-lactate dehydrogenase, which produces MSRKIGIIGMGNVGAAVAHGAIAQGLADSYVFIDINEKKAEADAQDFKDAMANLPSYASIVVNDYAALEDADVIISSLGNIQLQHNAGEDRFAEFPFTREAVYQVSQALKKLNFKGILLVISNPVDAVSALYQEFTGWPRERVIGTGTLLDTARMKAAVGDDLSVNPKSVSGYNLGEHGNSQFTAWSQVKVKGQDITELTSEEERQNLFMASMKGGHKVFYGKGYTSYGIASAALRLVSIILSDAQEEVAVSSYQEAYQTYLGYPVILGRHGVAAPVRLSLSAEEKNLLQESANLIRNRVQEAVAFLKEKYGNTSE
- a CDS encoding ethanolamine utilization protein EutJ, which encodes MKVFFQKIPLALSSLVLALFSLSNQISHYTLIAQGIWCLASIGFILILGRLILGFEQVREDLHNPVIASAFASYFMAAFLFASHLPLAQIGLSVTWVGLLGLYIAYIIFFSLRFMRPLSLNQVFPSWFVIYVGPAISLVTVPASVPTSIKGLILGVTALATLALFPLVLWRMRQIAIPHLYRPILAILAAPLALLITSSIKSNQRPATIILLALLLFSQAFFFYALDLFVKLVRKGFMPLFAAFSFPLVNSVNAFKAATTSLGLVNPATQLVYKVECVFVLVIMAYLLYHFLKLLYKALIQALNIKKQAGSV
- the pheA gene encoding prephenate dehydratase, giving the protein MYVGYLGPSGSFTHNAALKAFPEAELVSLGTITEVIKSYEEGRVDYAVIPVENSIEGSVHESLDYLFHQADIRAVAEIVQPIKQQLMATKHHEKIEKIFSHPQAIAQGKKYIKQHFPHAKIETTASTAFAARFVADNPDQTYAAIAPHAAAKEYGLQILAKDIQEIEKNYTRFWVLGNTVPEILLNQIDCKLTLALTLPDNMPGALYKALSTFAWRGIDLTKIESRPLKTVLGEYFFIIDCDYTKEKLAQFALEELTAVGIGYKILGAYQVYEI